The following are from one region of the Centropristis striata isolate RG_2023a ecotype Rhode Island chromosome 19, C.striata_1.0, whole genome shotgun sequence genome:
- the bmpr1bb gene encoding bone morphogenetic protein receptor, type IBb: MVVVWLPQECAWQAVLLVTGLASLSRGSDANMLDTMLLKNGWKGGSERKAEESSSTATVSAQNMLWCHCYHHCPEDSVNNTCMTDGYCFTMVEEEEGGLAVLTAGCLGLAGSEFQCRDTGNARSRRALECCTDQNYCNRDLHPTLPPLMTSDYVDSSIQYMALFISIIVCLIILVFILVFCYFRYKRQESRPRYSIDLEQEETYIPPGESLKDLIEHSRSIGSGSGSGLPLLVQRTIAKQIQMVKQIGKGRYGEVWMGKWRGERVAVKVFFTTEEESWSRETEIYQTFLMRHDNILGFIAADIKGTGSWTQLYLITDYHENGSLYDYLKSNTLDVKALLKLAYSSISGLCHLHTEIYGTQGKTAIAHRDLKSKNILVKKNGFCCIADLGLAVKFNRDTNEVDIPANLRVGTKRYMPPEVLEETLNRTNFQSFIMADMYSFGLIIWEMARRCISGGIVEEYQLPYHDLVPTDPSYEDMREVVCIKKQRPSFANRWSSDECLQQMGKLMSECWAHNPACRLTALRVKKTLAKMLETQDIKL; encoded by the exons atggtggtggtgtggCTGCCTCAGGAGTGCGCCTGGCAGGCTGTTCTCCTGGTGACTGGACTAGCATCACTGAGCCGTGGCTCTGATG CCAACATGTTGGACACCATGCTGCTGAAGAACGGATGGAAGGGGGGATCGGAGCGGAAGGCAGAGGAGAGCAGCAGTACAGCCACAGTTTCAGCTCAGAACATGCTGTGGTGTCACTGCTACCACCACTGTCCCGAGGACTCTGTCAACAACACTTGCAT GACTGATGGTTACTGCTTCAccatggtggaggaggaggaggggggtctGGCCGTACTCACTGCAGGTTGTTTGGGTCTTGCCGGCTCCGAGTTCCAGTGCAGA GACACGGGGAATGCACGGTCGAGGAGAGCTCTGGAGTGTTGCACGGATCAGAATTATTGCAACAGAGACTTGCATCCCACTCTTCCTCCACTCATGACATCAG ATTACGTTGACAGCAGCATCCAATACATGGCCCTCTTCATTTCAATCATAGTCTGCCTCATCATCCTCGTCTTTATCCTCGTCTTCTGCTACTTCAG ATATAAGCGGCAGGAGTCACGACCACGCTACAGTATCGatctggagcaggaggagaccTACATCCCCCCCGGGGAGTCCCTGAAGGACCTGATTGAGCATTCCCGTAGCATCGGGTCTGGTTCTGGGTCAGGACTCCCTCTACTG GTACAGCGCACCATCGCCAAGCAGATTCAGATGGTTAAGCAGATTGGAAAAGGGCGATATGGAGAAGTCTGGATGGGCaagtggagaggagagagagtggCTGTTAAAGTCTTCTTCACCACAGAGGAAGAGAGCTGGTCCAGAGAGACTGAAATATACCAGACCTTCCTGATGAGGCATGATAATATACTGG GATTCATAGCAGCAGATATCAAAGGAACTGGCTCATGGACTCAGCTCTACCTTATTACAGACTACCACGAGAATGGATCTTTATATGACTACCTCAAGTCCAACACCTTAGATGTTAAAGCTCTGCTGAAACTGGCCTATTCGTCCATATCAGGCCTCTGTCACCTGCACACAGAAATCTATGGCACACAGGGCAAAACAGCCATCGCACACAGAGACCTgaagagtaaaaacatcttGGTAAAAAAGAACGGTTTCTGCTGTATAGCTGACCTTGGACTGGCTGTCAAGTTTAACAG gGACACCAATGAGGTGGATATTCCTGCCAACCTACGAGTTGGTACGAAGCGCTACATGCCACCTGAAGTGCTGGAAGAGACCCTGAACAGAACCAACTTCCAGTCTTTTATAATGGCTGACATGTACAGTTTTGGCCTCATCATTTGGGAGATGGCCCGACGTTGCATCTCTGGAG GCATTGTGGAGGAGTACCAGCTGCCCTATCACGACCTTGTGCCCACTGATCCGTCCTATGAAGACATGAGAGAAGTCGTCTGCATTAAGAAACAAAGACCTTCATTTGCTAATCGCTGGAGCAGTGATGAG TGTCTACAGCAGATGGGAAAACTGATGTCCGAGTGCTGGGCTCACAACCCGGCCTGTCGCCTCACAGCCCTGAGGGTGAAGAAGACCCTGGCGAAGATGTTAGAGACCCAAGACATCAAACTGTGA